The nucleotide sequence TGGGGATCGATGCTCCCGCCTCCACAACCGTCCCACGATATCACCGACCATTCTCCTCTCTAATATGTATCAGCGCCCAGACATGATCACTCCAGGTGTCGATGCTCAGGGCCAGCCGATTGACCCTCGGAAGATACAAGAGCACTTTGAGGACTTCTATGAAGACATCTTTGAGGAGCTCGGCAAGTTTGGCGAGATTGAGAACCTTAATGTTTGTGACAACCTTGCTGATCATATGATTGGGAATGTCTATGTTCAATATAGAGAAGAGGACCAAGCATCTGCTGCTATGAGGGCCCTGCAGGGCAGGTTTTACTCGGGGCGCCCTATAATTGTGGACTTTTCTCCTGTCACAGACTTTAGAGAAGCCACATGCCGACAGTATGAGGAGAATAGTTGCAACCGTGGTGGATACTGCAATTTCATGCATGTGAAGCAGATTGGTAGGGAGCTCCGGAGGAAACTATTTGGGCGGTACAGGAGGCCCAACACACGAAGAAGTCGAAGTCGCAGTCACAGTCCAAGCCCACATTATAAAAGGGGATCCCGTGATCATGGTGATTATCGTGACCGTGGTGACCATCGGGACAATGGGCAGAGGAGTGGTGATGGACATGGAAGCCATGATAGAGATGGGGGAAGGCGGCGGCATGGAAGTCCAAAACGTACAAAGAGCCTGATAAGGGAAGGAAGCGAGGAACGGAGAGCTAGGATTGAGCAATGGAACCGGGAAAGAGAAGAGAAGCATGGATGAGCTGGGTCAGGTGTTTTGTTTTTTCTCTTGTTGAATCAGAATCTGGTCCAGCCATTTTTATTAAGTCCTTGGACGTCAAAAGTTCTCTTTATGCTTCAACTATTTGAATGAACTTTCTGGCTTGTTGCATCTCCACTTCAATTTTTCATGCTATTGTTCTTGTTCATTCGTACTCAATGTACCTATTATAAGATTATGTACTTTTATGTATGCTGTGAGATGCCTCTGTTCCTATCCTACTACTTGTGTTAGGAAGCAATCTGCACTAGTGCACATGATAATTTTTGTCATAAAATTTGAATAGCAATACCTTGCAGTGACAAAATATTGTGATTTTTTGCATTCTGTTTTTAATATATTCATGAAGGCAGAATTAAGGGAGCTTGTATGGACATAAGACAACTTTAGTTTGGATATATTATGTTTGAATGAGCTTGTGTGGAAGATTTAATTTTCTATTTGCTTCAAAATTATATGAAGACCATTGTGGAGACAGAAATCTTAATATTTGTTAGTTTTTTTAATAATTGCATTAATGGCATAATGTGAACCTTGTGGAAGTCTTAAAAGTCCTAGGATTTATGCTGACTTACGCAAACATGatggtttgatttgaagaaatggtcACAAAATAGTTTAACTGTAGCTTTGACGACTTTTGCAACTCCTTTTTAGTGAAGGGTTTTAAGTCATTAAGGTTACTTGTTAGAATCATTTGATATAATTAGAGTTCATTTATGTAGTATTTTTTTATGTACTCCCAAATATTCTCATATAAGAAATATTATTACTGTATTTGAGTTATTACTTTCATTCATGAATCTACATCCAAATCAGTACCTATTGAATAATGAATTTGTACTTGTATCTTCTAAAATATGTATGGTTAGCTAACTAGATGATCATTGATgtcatagttatatatatatatatatatatataccgttgtTTTGCTCACTCTTTTATGACGTGGATCTCTATTTCTTCTACTAGTCTATAATGGCATGAGTcttgcaattttttttcttttgcatttaTTTCTACTAGTCTCAAATCTTCTATGATTCTATTTCTTTAGTACCAAATTTAGAAGCAAAAAATGGCCAAGATTCGAGTTAAATTGCTGTGTCAAAGGTTTATTGCTTGTTTTGATAGTGGCTATaaattatttgttattttatatttaatgtgTAATTTAGCAACTTCAATATTCTCCAATATGTTCTTTCTATATCATGAAAAGAGAAAATTCTATGACAGCAGGTTTTTAGCATGGTGCAGCTATATAATTATTGGATTGTACTGCATGAGTGCTAGTTATCGTGGTTTAGTGGCCTTTCTTGAGTCCCTATACATAACTATTAGACATGAAACTATTCATCATCATTAGCACATAATGGAGAGGAGAGAAATGTCATTGTGAATATCATTGCCAGATTTCATGGAGGGAGACAACCATGAAACATATTTTTGGAAGCTTGTTGCTTGTTGTATTGTTTTTAGGCAAATGTTGCAGTACTGACTTTAATAGTTGCCGAGCAGACTTTAACTGGCGCTTTCTTTATATACCCATACAAGTCGACCCACCATTCATTATACATGACTAAAGAAAAGGTCAATTTGGAAGAATTAGATCAGTGTACTATTATTAATTTAGACACATATTTTGTCAATTATCCTATTGAATTGGgtcatcacataattgactaattggCCGTTGGCCGTCTTAGTCCTACGGTGCTCTTAGGAGAATTAGTTGCTTCCTTGATTGAATACGTGTTAGGGTTTGAATGCTCTATACCATCATCTTTGTTTTCTTTCGTTAATTGATTCCTAATATTACCGGCTGTGTGTGCAATGCTTGCTATTAAGGCGGTAGTAGTTGAATGGTTTTTAACAACACTCATCTTGATGCATTCTCGCGTTTGCTGGGACTGTTAATATGTGTGCGTGATTAATGATCGGTGATTGATCATGATCATCCGATACCTCTCACGCATGATATGAATCGTGGCAGATGTGGATCGCCCACCTGCTCATGGCGCAATAAATCCCCCCGTCCCACTGATGTCACTAAAGCCACGAGTGGGCTTCACGTGGCGCTGGGTCCACATCACGGGGTGGGCCACCCGACCCAACCCATTGGCTATCAGGTGATCTCACGTGGCCTCCGTCCGTTTTCTCGAATCGCACGCTGCCACGTCGCCGCACCGTCATTGGGCTACAGCGTGGTGGCTGTCCAGACCAGACGCGTTTCCGACTGTTTTGCAGACCTAAACACAGTATCCAAAACCGACACCGGGCTTATTGGACACCAAAACAAGGTTACGTCTGCCACTGCTTAAAAATCCAAAAAGTTTGaactgaattatatatatatatatataattttaagttatggaacaaactcaatatatatattatctgATTTGATCAATTTTTAGAAATGTAAGACTATTTCCTAATTCACTTTCAATCAATATCCCTCTTGTTAAGTCAAAATTTGATTACTTTCTttataaataaagaaaaatgattatttAATCTATATAATAAATTCAAATGAGTGATAAATTATCACAAGGGAAGGAGATATacgattttaaaaaataacaGATCCAATACTTCATTATTTTATCTAGAATAAATAGAAAGGTAAAAACCACATAAGATATAGTTTGATCGATTCAATTCAAAAATTATTATAGATCGAACCAATCATTAATTCCCCCTGGTAAAATTCGATCCATAAATTAGTAACTAAAAAAAATCACTGAGAATAGATCAAAAGTTTAGCTTATTTACTAtgtcatatttttttataaaaaaattagtgaGTTTACGTGAGAGTCAATGTATctcattccattctttcaattcttaataaaaatataataaatattttttatatttttttaatgtctTCACACTTGAATATTATGTTAATAGTAGGTGTTGAACAAGTGAACCGCAAGCTAGATTACGTATGATGTCCATGGGAACAAATAGAGCAATTTAAGTGGCAGCTGAAGTGGGCCAGAGTGCAGGCGTCTCTGACCCCACAAGTATAGTCTCCGCTTGCATGCAGTGGATGAGGTCGAGAGGAGGAGACCCGTGTGGCGCGGGCGGTGGGGAACGCTGCACGTGGTCTGGTCACCGCCGACGAAGCGGCAGCGGGCTCCGTTTACTTTGCCTCGTTATGTCGAGATGCTTCGAGTTGATGACGTTGGTGATATGGATGCTTGCAAACATAATTCTATTGTGCTCCTTCACAACCCATAGAacaatttttcttattattatttattattattttttaaagaacCCATGACAAATTAAGATGGTGGTGTCGAAGCAACCACACGAATCGCATCTGATGATTTATGATCTTTTTAtcaaacaaaaagaaaacttattgGAAATTTTTTTCACCTCGTGATATTTAGTATATGGGAGAATGATTTGTGAGGACTAAATGATCTGACATCATTTAAGCTGGCATGATTGAGGAAGGAGATGTACGACGATTTAACCTACGACTTTGATGTTTGGGTGAAAAATTTTGGTCAACTCCAATCCTCTTTCGTTCGAACGGACGATCAAAATCTGACTCATCGTTGAATTTGTCTTTTCCTACGAATGAAAGTATAGCATAAGCTCATGGTTGGGAGTGTACGCAGATTATGACCCACAACTTGTATACGCATTCCATTCTTGGTCAATGGAATAATGGAGAGGGAATAATAAACAAGGCTTCTATTTAATGCACGTACTCGTTTCCGTATCTCCATGCATGGGCTCCATGTATCTTCCACAGTCGATTCATGGGTTCCATGGAAGCCTATCTTTAAAGACAAAAACCTCATGCAGCTTCCCGTGAGGAACCTACAATACGTGAGACTCCTCCACTGTCATGTTACTATCACTTACGACTTATATGCAATTAGTGGACATTATTTAGTGACTATTAAAGTATTAATCTCATTCAATATATTTTATCGATTCGTTTTATTCAGTTGGTAGAGctttgtgaaaaaaaaatataccttctaaaaaatttatagaaaagaaaacaCTAAATAGTGcctaatgtattttttttattttcacaaaaAGGTAAGTGGCAAATATTTGGTCCAAAAATCTTAGTAATTATTGGTAAATAGGTTTAACATACCATAACTAGATCAATCTTCATTTCCTTTCCTCGATTAGCTTCAGAACAAATAAGATCAGTGTCATAGATCGAAGTCATCACTTATCGTTTCTGAAGGAGACAACGATTAAGTAACCACATGCTGCACTTTGAAGGCTGCCATCAACTTAAGGAGACCAGAAACCTTAGATGATACTGAGCTGTAGTCTTCCTTCACTCTATTACTTTTACTAGGTGATGATTAGCCACTGCTTCATTTTATTCCTAATGCATTAACTTGGATGCTTATTTCAATACTCTTATTTATTGTAATcccaattaataaatattttaatttaactaGTGATTAGTCTAAATTAAACTAATCAGGATTTAAGTTATAAATCTAACATAATATGTGCCATTCAACTCATTTAGTGACTACTTAGTAACGAAACTATTCTTTAGTCATTCCTTTTGATATTTATCTTAcacaaatattttattattagtaaGGGTAGGTCAAATTATAATTTGACTTATTTTATCttcagtttttttttatttttttgtgaacCTTTATTCTTACATCAAATACTGTGTGAGATAAGCCCGCATAAAATTGATTATAAATGATTCAAAATTTTATCCGATATATTTTTACACCTGAAACGTGACTATGGTGATGATTCACTGGACTCTCCTACCATAAGTTGGCTAGTAAAGATCTTAATAGTTTATCTTAAGATTCTAAGATCGATTTTTGCTCATAATTtattctcaaaaaaattataaataatatacatGAGATTCAACACGATTAGTGGTGATTATTCCATTTCATTAGGATGAATTCCACTTAAATGGGGTCAAAGCCTACCTACTCgacatatataatataatataatataatataaatataatataaattgtCGGTCTATTGCTTTTGCCCATGGATGGTTAGTAAAATTAAATTGGCAACATTCGATTTGCTCTACCAATTTCCAAAGAGGGCCATTTCCAAATAGAAATCACATTcaatcctctcctcctcttcgaaGATTCTTAATTTGCATGGATTTAGTACACTTAAATATTCATTTATATACACAAAGCATTATAAGAGAAGACACCTTTGTATGGCTTGTAAGTGGTTTAGTTGGTAAAGTTGTGCTACTAAGACTTGTGTTTTTCATACTAGTATCTCATATTATAATATATGGTTTCTATTGCTCGAGTCAAATTAGGCATCTCTGAGCACATCATCATCTCTGCTTCTTGATGATTTGCATCCATTGGAAATCAACTGTACATGTTATATACGTCGAAGCTTAGGGGAAAGAAAACAAGTTGACCTGATTTGACTTATATTTTtgaattttatcatatttaagaTCTAAATTTGGAACTTGAACTGAGATCTTAGTTCTTATGATGGATTCAAACACATCCGACTTATATTTCCGATATGAGGTGCTAAAGTCTTGAAAAGAAATTTCTCTAGTGAAGATGATGAGTGGTTTGACTCCCAACCCAGTCATTGATGTCTTATGAAAAACCGAAGTCAAATATATATTTGATTAGATTCCTTCAATACTAAGTTAAAAGATAcatgaagaaaataaaaaggtCAATCAAATTCCAAgagtaaaataattttttcagtATAAGTAGAGATCCGTATTTAAtgattcaaatatatttttatttagttgTTAATATAATAAGCCTTGTTGGTTATTTTGTAGGATTTTGACTGACTATGCCTCACCTGCTGAACTTGAATTCACCAAGATGCCAAAGTAGCATCATTAACACAAGGCTACAATGATGTAACATCTTCAAAGAGGGCAAGGATGAAGGATTCCATGTACCTACAAAACCCTAAACCCATACTTAAAGACCCATAACCAAAGGATTTCATGTAGCACCACATATTATAGTGCATGATCACACCACACTATTGTGTCCAACATTGGCATACTATAAATAGGACCAACAAGGAGTACCATTAACTCTAGGAAATATATGCCCAAgcttgcatctctctctctctctctctctctctctctctctcgatgcaTCTGCACACTTCCCAGTGGAAGAGCTTCTTTCCTACTCAACTCAGGGAACACCCAAACTCATGTCATTCTCTGCTGTTAAGGTTTCCCTCATATATATTACTGGTATGAATATAACATCAGCACCACCATCTCCCAAGTTatgatttcttctcttcttttcctgcTCCAGTGGTTGTGTACTGGAAAAGCTGCATGCTTCTACTGAGAAAGGATTCTTCCGAAGTGGAAGATGGTGGTAGAACTGTGTAAGCTATAGTTGGTAGAAGAAGATTTCACGTCTTAAGCAAGATTTGCTGGTTAGTTGATTAGAGTcacagatgagagagagagagcgagagagagagagagaggtaactTGAAAGCTAAGAGAACCTTTTAGAGAAGTGGAGAAGACTGTGAGAAGGGAAACCAAAGCTGGCGAACAGGTGGTGGGAAAGAGTAGATGTTTCGGCGATGGCCAGAAACGAAACCTGGAGTGAAAGCGGCGGCGGGAGAGGGTCTTCGCCATACCTCCACCACCTCCTTTATCCACCGCCTTCTTCCGCCCACGTGCAACCGGAAGAATCGAAGGCGCCCCAGGAGACGAAACCCGAGCTTTGCCCTGACAACTGCGGCGGCAACCAACAGGGCGTCTTAGGCCACGTGCGCCGCCCCCGAGGCCGTCCCCCGGGCTCCAAGAACAAGCCGAAGCCCCCTGTCATCGTGACGAGCGACAGCCCCAACGCGCTCCGCGCCAACGTGATCGAGGTCGCCCAAGGAGCCGACGTGATGGAGTGCGTGACGGAGTACGCACGACGGCGGGGCCGCGGGGTGAGCGTCCTGAGCGGAGGCGGCGCCGTCTCGTACGTCGCCCTCCGCCAGCCTGGTTCGTCGCTTTCCGGCGAAACGGTGGCGGCTCTGAGGGGGCGGTTCGAGATCCTGTCGCTCACGGGGACCGTGCTTCCGCCGCCGGCCCCGCCTGGCGCAGGAAGCCTAACTGTGTTCTTGGCCGGAGGCCAAGGGCAGGTGCTGGGAGGCACCGTCACGGGGCCGCTGGTGGCCGCAGGGCCGGTGG is from Musa acuminata AAA Group cultivar baxijiao chromosome BXJ1-6, Cavendish_Baxijiao_AAA, whole genome shotgun sequence and encodes:
- the LOC103971024 gene encoding splicing factor U2af small subunit B; this translates as MAEHLASIFGTEKDRVNCPFYFKIGACRHGDRCSRLHNRPTISPTILLSNMYQRPDMITPGVDAQGQPIDPRKIQEHFEDFYEDIFEELGKFGEIENLNVCDNLADHMIGNVYVQYREEDQASAAMRALQGRFYSGRPIIVDFSPVTDFREATCRQYEENSCNRGGYCNFMHVKQIGRELRRKLFGRYRRPNTRRSRSRSHSPSPHYKRGSRDHGDYRDRGDHRDNGQRSGDGHGSHDRDGGRRRHGSPKRTKSLIREGSEERRARIEQWNREREEKHG
- the LOC135677608 gene encoding AT-hook motif nuclear-localized protein 25-like is translated as MARNETWSESGGGRGSSPYLHHLLYPPPSSAHVQPEESKAPQETKPELCPDNCGGNQQGVLGHVRRPRGRPPGSKNKPKPPVIVTSDSPNALRANVIEVAQGADVMECVTEYARRRGRGVSVLSGGGAVSYVALRQPGSSLSGETVAALRGRFEILSLTGTVLPPPAPPGAGSLTVFLAGGQGQVLGGTVTGPLVAAGPVVLMAASFANAEYERLPLEVGDEKAAAAATARGQQHAVSQSSEVTGSRGEEGGGSVGVPFYSLGGSYQFAGDAFGGVRPPF